The Populus trichocarpa isolate Nisqually-1 chromosome 2, P.trichocarpa_v4.1, whole genome shotgun sequence genome has a window encoding:
- the LOC7487800 gene encoding protein SEED AND ROOT HAIR PROTECTIVE PROTEIN: protein MALTRFFFAASILLLSSLVITSANDYSYDSRTDTVKPGYHPKSDANIYDNTPKPDLPKPTLTIPKSDNEKPNYGYDSIPEAPLPIGIEGLVLCKSGSNYIPIKGALVRIACMAVDQNGYETTPFSCLTGATDANGYYYKTLPAFGLGDLKVTECKAYLESSPLETCKIPTDVNNGMSGALLSSYHILSKNIKLYSMRTFFYTSETTPTPAGGY from the exons ATGGCTCTAACCCGTTTTTTCTTCGCAGCCTCTATCCTTCTTTTGTCATCCTTGGTCATTACTTCTGCTAATGATTATAGCTATGACTCGAGGACAGACACTGTTAAACCTGGCTATCACCCAAAATCAGACGCAAATATTTATGATAACACCCCGAAACCAGACCTCCCCAAGCCTACATTAACCATACCAAAATCAGACAACGAAAAACCAAATTATGGGTATGATTCAATCCCAGAAGCTCCACTCCCCATTGGGATTGAAGGTCTTGTTCTTTGCAAATCAGGCTCTAATTATATTCCCATTAAAG GAGCTCTGGTAAGGATAGCATGTATGGCTGTGGACCAGAACGGATACGAGACAACACCTTTCTCATGCTTGACTGGGGCAACTGACGCAAACGGTTACTATTACAAAACATTGCCTGCTTTTGGACTTGGTGATTTGAAAGTCACAGAATGCAAGGCCTACCTCGAAAGCTCTCCATTGGAGACCTGCAAAATCCCAACAGATGTCAACAATGGCATGAGCGGTGCCCTTCTTTCTTCTTACCACATCCTCagcaaaaacattaaattgtaTTCTATGAGAACTTTCTTCTACACCTCCGAAACAACACCAACTCCTGCCGGCGGttattaa